One Sodalinema gerasimenkoae IPPAS B-353 DNA segment encodes these proteins:
- the trpC gene encoding indole-3-glycerol phosphate synthase TrpC: MVRIRRRSPNPPVKTEGCQYQVPIPDAEPANILEEIVWHKETEVAKLRLYMPLRELQKQVAIAPPPRDFIAALRQGNTNPALIAEVKKASPSKGLIREDFDPVAIAQAYEAGGASCLSVLTDQKFFQGSFDYLRDARQAVNLPVLCKDFVIYPYQIYQARGKGADAVLLIAAVLSDRDLQYFLKITKLLGISALVEVHTAEELDRVLALEGIQLIGINNRNLEDFSVSLQTTTDLLASRQQQIQDKEVVIVSESGIFERADLDRVANAGADAVLVGESLMRQPDPGAAIANLFDSSSTAH, from the coding sequence ATGGTTAGAATCCGCCGTCGCTCCCCCAATCCCCCCGTCAAAACCGAGGGCTGTCAGTATCAAGTGCCGATTCCCGATGCCGAACCGGCGAATATTCTCGAAGAGATTGTTTGGCACAAAGAAACCGAAGTCGCCAAACTGCGCCTCTATATGCCCTTGCGAGAGTTACAGAAGCAAGTCGCCATCGCCCCTCCTCCCCGAGACTTTATCGCCGCTCTGCGTCAGGGAAACACGAACCCCGCCTTAATTGCTGAAGTCAAGAAAGCCTCACCCAGTAAGGGCCTGATTCGAGAGGATTTTGACCCAGTGGCGATCGCCCAAGCCTATGAAGCCGGTGGGGCCAGTTGTCTGTCAGTCTTAACCGATCAGAAGTTCTTTCAAGGAAGTTTTGACTATCTGCGGGACGCTCGCCAGGCCGTGAATCTGCCCGTGTTGTGCAAAGATTTTGTGATTTACCCCTATCAGATTTATCAAGCTCGGGGTAAAGGGGCCGATGCCGTGTTGTTGATTGCGGCGGTTTTGAGCGATCGCGATTTGCAATATTTCCTCAAAATCACCAAACTGTTAGGAATTAGCGCCCTGGTGGAAGTCCATACCGCTGAAGAACTCGATCGCGTCCTGGCCCTCGAAGGCATTCAACTCATTGGTATTAACAATCGCAACCTAGAAGACTTCAGCGTTAGTTTGCAGACGACCACCGACTTACTCGCATCTCGTCAGCAACAGATCCAAGACAAAGAAGTGGTCATTGTCAGCGAGTCAGGAATCTTTGAGCGAGCCGATCTCGATCGCGTCGCCAACGCTGGGGCCGACGCCGTCTTGGTGGGAGAGTCCTTGATGCGACAACCTGACCCTGGAGCCGCGATCGCCAACCTGTTTGACTCTTCCTCGACGGCCCATTAA
- a CDS encoding DUF5340 family protein gives MIYATAPEVPAQDSQCSAPCLPYFLQIHMEPLPLPSHIHYELLLQLLERQTLFSVNHYSEERRQIDELIMTLRKALSQQKRLEQACDLKGVPVEYRWSLNQPMEMIARVGDREAS, from the coding sequence GTGATATACGCTACTGCTCCTGAAGTCCCAGCTCAGGACAGTCAATGCTCCGCCCCCTGTCTACCTTACTTTCTACAAATCCATATGGAGCCGCTTCCCCTTCCCTCTCATATTCATTACGAATTACTCCTACAACTGCTCGAACGTCAAACCTTGTTTTCGGTAAATCATTATTCTGAGGAACGACGACAGATTGACGAGTTGATTATGACCCTGCGTAAAGCTCTCTCCCAGCAGAAACGATTGGAACAAGCCTGTGATCTCAAAGGCGTTCCCGTTGAGTACCGCTGGTCTTTGAATCAACCAATGGAGATGATCGCTCGCGTGGGTGATCGCGAAGCCAGTTAA
- a CDS encoding pyridoxal-phosphate-dependent aminotransferase family protein: protein MDDKLMLMIPGPTPVPEKALTAMGRHPIGHRSGEFSELVAEVFADLKWLHQTQNDVLVLTASGTGAMEAGIINVLSSGDRVLVGSNGKFGDRWAKVAKAYHLDVQTITAEWGQPLDPEAFREALEADTNKEIKAVILTHSETSSGVLNDLETINRHVKAHGEALIIVDAVTSLGACNVPIDEWGLDVVGSGSQKGYMIPPGLGFISMSDRAWKAYERSNLPRFYFDLGPYRKNAAKNTTPFTPPVNLFFALQASLRMMRAEGLENIFARHDRLKRAAREAVKAMGLPLLGPDDCASPAVTAVAPTSVEAEQVRSVMKKQFDIALAGGQDHLKGKIFRIGHLGFVSDRDLLCAIGSLEATLQSLNAGNEPGAGITAAAKILNAG from the coding sequence ATGGACGACAAATTAATGTTAATGATTCCCGGACCCACCCCGGTTCCGGAAAAGGCTCTGACGGCGATGGGACGACATCCCATCGGCCACCGTAGCGGTGAGTTTTCCGAGTTGGTGGCGGAAGTCTTTGCCGATCTCAAATGGCTCCATCAAACCCAAAATGATGTCCTAGTTCTGACCGCCAGTGGAACGGGAGCCATGGAAGCCGGGATTATCAATGTTCTGAGTTCAGGCGATCGCGTCTTGGTCGGCTCCAATGGTAAATTTGGCGATCGCTGGGCCAAAGTGGCCAAAGCCTATCACCTCGATGTCCAAACCATTACCGCCGAATGGGGACAACCTCTCGACCCCGAAGCCTTCCGGGAAGCCTTAGAAGCCGATACCAACAAAGAGATTAAGGCCGTTATCCTCACCCACAGCGAAACCTCCAGCGGGGTGCTGAACGACCTCGAAACCATCAATCGTCATGTGAAGGCTCACGGTGAAGCCTTAATTATTGTCGATGCGGTCACCAGTTTGGGGGCCTGCAACGTTCCCATCGATGAGTGGGGCCTCGATGTGGTGGGGTCTGGTTCCCAGAAAGGCTATATGATTCCTCCAGGGTTAGGCTTCATTTCCATGAGCGATCGCGCCTGGAAAGCTTATGAACGTTCTAACCTACCCCGGTTCTATTTCGACCTGGGCCCCTATCGCAAGAATGCGGCCAAAAACACCACCCCCTTCACTCCCCCAGTGAACCTGTTTTTTGCCCTACAAGCCTCGCTACGGATGATGCGGGCCGAAGGACTCGAAAACATCTTTGCTCGTCACGATCGCCTGAAACGAGCGGCCCGAGAGGCAGTTAAAGCCATGGGACTTCCCTTACTCGGTCCTGATGACTGTGCCAGTCCAGCGGTGACCGCTGTGGCCCCCACCAGCGTTGAAGCTGAACAAGTCCGTTCGGTGATGAAAAAGCAATTTGACATTGCCCTCGCCGGTGGACAAGACCATCTCAAAGGTAAAATCTTCCGCATTGGCCATTTAGGCTTCGTCAGCGATCGCGATCTTCTCTGTGCCATTGGCTCCCTCGAAGCCACCCTACAGAGCCTAAATGCCGGTAACGAACCGGGAGCTGGCATTACCGCCGCCGCCAAAATCCTCAACGCTGGCTAG
- a CDS encoding DUF1963 domain-containing protein: MEMGSFLADLPPEFAPLRVFLQDRFVPYIQLHLEDKGWLKKTEYQDPLPLWSSKMGGYPYLPKSLEYPRDAETGELMMFLLQINCAEVPEIPNFPLPRQGLLQFFVGLNVAMCELSPQRHCIRYIEEIDLDETRLISNFEFTQESRQRNEWYNHIYSLRFRPGEALFFNYRQSMGHLRLPESLQTLCDEFFFDDWLYDYEIENDGLERGHPYKLAGYPDLHSYVPDVLDDAQGQLLLEVQDPFSCSDYFYFFVNPDDLKRQDFSQVESYFMRV; encoded by the coding sequence ATGGAAATGGGTTCTTTTTTGGCAGATTTACCGCCAGAGTTCGCGCCTCTGCGAGTGTTTTTGCAAGATAGGTTTGTCCCCTATATCCAATTACACCTAGAGGATAAAGGCTGGCTAAAAAAGACAGAATATCAAGACCCATTACCCCTCTGGAGTAGCAAGATGGGGGGATATCCTTATCTCCCCAAAAGCTTAGAGTATCCGAGGGATGCTGAGACGGGAGAACTGATGATGTTTCTCCTACAAATCAACTGTGCTGAGGTTCCTGAAATTCCTAACTTTCCCTTACCTCGCCAAGGATTACTACAATTTTTTGTGGGTCTCAATGTCGCCATGTGTGAACTGAGTCCTCAACGGCATTGTATCCGCTACATTGAGGAAATTGACCTGGATGAAACGAGGTTAATCTCCAACTTTGAGTTCACCCAGGAGAGTCGTCAACGCAACGAATGGTATAACCATATCTATAGCCTCCGTTTTCGCCCAGGAGAGGCTCTCTTTTTTAATTATCGTCAAAGTATGGGACATCTCAGGCTTCCAGAGTCGCTACAAACCCTCTGTGATGAGTTTTTCTTTGACGACTGGTTATATGACTACGAAATTGAAAATGACGGTTTGGAGAGAGGACATCCTTATAAGCTAGCTGGCTATCCTGATCTACATTCCTATGTCCCCGATGTGCTCGATGATGCTCAAGGACAGTTACTCTTAGAGGTTCAAGATCCCTTTTCCTGTAGCGATTATTTCTATTTTTTTGTTAACCCAGACGATTTAAAACGTCAAGATTTTAGCCAGGTTGAATCCTATTTTATGCGGGTTTGA
- a CDS encoding DUF2949 domain-containing protein, whose protein sequence is MGVTRQRQFIRFLQEDLALSPDSIAIALRRRDTDSGPLPMILWKYGFVTLDELSQIYDWLEAV, encoded by the coding sequence ATGGGAGTTACACGACAACGACAATTTATTCGCTTCTTGCAAGAGGATCTTGCCCTCTCACCAGACTCGATCGCGATCGCCCTACGTCGTCGTGATACTGATTCTGGCCCATTACCCATGATTCTTTGGAAATATGGGTTTGTCACCCTGGATGAATTGTCTCAAATTTACGATTGGTTAGAGGCGGTTTAA
- a CDS encoding DUF192 domain-containing protein, producing the protein MKTSFGFGPVHLGGRCRGRSSGWIVMVLTVLVLAGCSTGAEDSSAVSIAKSPPQVSPAAEASPELGQQLPVEAYIRLGDRTLELEVARTPEQQAMGLMYREELPDDRGMLFPFNPPRPVRFWMKNVRIDLDMIFIYEGEVVGLSEEVPPCETAAHRCPTYGPGDRVLVDAVLELRGGRAAELGIQVGDRLEVIREL; encoded by the coding sequence GTGAAAACGTCGTTTGGGTTTGGCCCCGTCCATCTCGGCGGTCGGTGTCGCGGTCGTAGCAGCGGCTGGATTGTTATGGTGTTAACGGTGTTGGTTTTGGCAGGTTGTTCGACGGGGGCGGAGGATTCCTCGGCCGTCAGTATAGCGAAATCGCCGCCCCAAGTCAGTCCGGCGGCTGAGGCGTCGCCGGAGTTGGGACAACAGTTGCCGGTTGAAGCTTATATTCGCTTGGGCGATCGCACTTTGGAGTTAGAGGTGGCCCGCACCCCGGAGCAACAGGCGATGGGGTTGATGTACCGAGAAGAACTCCCGGACGATCGCGGGATGTTGTTTCCCTTCAATCCTCCCCGGCCTGTCCGCTTCTGGATGAAGAATGTCCGCATAGATTTGGACATGATTTTTATCTATGAGGGGGAAGTGGTGGGACTCTCGGAGGAGGTTCCCCCCTGTGAAACAGCGGCCCATCGCTGTCCCACCTATGGCCCGGGCGATCGCGTTCTGGTGGATGCGGTGCTGGAACTCCGAGGCGGCCGTGCGGCGGAGTTAGGGATTCAGGTGGGCGATCGCCTAGAGGTGATTCGGGAACTCTAG
- the iscB gene encoding RNA-guided endonuclease IscB yields the protein MSNHVFVLDTNRKPLTPCKPGVARSLLNAGKASVFRRYPFTIILKKEVDANPEPLELKLDPGSKVSGIALKQGNRIIFAAELQHRGQQIVEALRSRRQLRRSRRNRKTRYRPARFLNRTRPEGWLAPSLQHRVDTLMTWVNRFRRLAPVGRIAQELVRFDLQLMENPDISGVEYQQGALQGYEVREYLLEKWGRTCAYCGAKHVPLEVEHIQPRSKGGSDRVSNLTMACRSCNQAKGNGDIRDFLSGQPDVLSRLLRQAKSPLNDAAAVNSTRWALFKALKATGVPVTTGTGGQTKFNRLRLNLPKAHWLDAACVGDVESLDILTSKPLLIVAKGHGTRRMCGTNKYGFPTRHRSRRQIHNGFQTGDIVTATVTAGKKIGSYIGRVLCRASGSFDITTASGRVAGINHKYCKPIHRKDGYAYA from the coding sequence ATGTCTAACCATGTTTTCGTTTTAGATACCAACCGCAAGCCCCTGACACCCTGCAAGCCTGGGGTAGCACGGTCACTGCTCAACGCGGGGAAAGCCTCAGTATTTCGACGCTACCCATTCACCATTATTCTAAAGAAAGAGGTTGATGCGAATCCTGAACCGCTCGAACTCAAATTAGACCCAGGCTCTAAAGTCTCTGGAATTGCCCTGAAGCAAGGGAATCGAATCATCTTTGCTGCCGAGTTGCAGCACCGAGGACAGCAGATAGTAGAAGCCTTGCGGTCTCGTCGTCAACTGCGACGTTCTCGACGAAACCGCAAGACCCGATATCGGCCGGCTCGGTTCTTAAATCGAACTCGTCCCGAGGGTTGGTTAGCTCCGAGCTTGCAGCATCGAGTCGATACTCTGATGACCTGGGTTAACCGATTCCGCAGACTTGCCCCAGTTGGCCGCATTGCTCAAGAGCTAGTACGGTTCGACCTACAATTGATGGAAAACCCAGATATCTCAGGTGTTGAGTATCAGCAGGGAGCCTTACAAGGCTACGAAGTCAGGGAATACCTGTTGGAGAAGTGGGGCCGAACCTGTGCTTACTGTGGTGCTAAACATGTACCCCTTGAAGTTGAGCATATCCAGCCTCGGTCTAAGGGTGGCTCTGACCGGGTGTCTAACCTGACGATGGCTTGCCGCTCGTGCAATCAAGCCAAAGGCAATGGGGACATTCGAGATTTTTTATCGGGCCAGCCTGATGTCCTGAGTCGTCTTCTGCGGCAGGCAAAATCCCCCCTTAACGATGCGGCTGCCGTTAACTCGACCCGATGGGCCTTGTTCAAGGCTCTCAAAGCCACAGGAGTCCCAGTCACCACAGGAACAGGCGGGCAAACGAAGTTCAATCGACTTCGGCTTAACCTACCCAAGGCTCATTGGCTTGATGCTGCCTGTGTTGGAGACGTCGAATCACTCGACATTCTGACGTCAAAACCGTTGCTGATTGTAGCGAAGGGGCATGGAACTCGTCGGATGTGCGGGACGAATAAGTATGGATTCCCTACTCGTCACCGCTCCAGGAGACAAATTCACAACGGTTTTCAGACTGGCGACATCGTGACGGCTACGGTCACGGCCGGGAAGAAAATTGGCTCATATATAGGACGGGTTCTCTGCCGTGCCTCTGGCAGTTTTGATATTACCACCGCCTCGGGACGGGTAGCAGGTATCAACCACAAATACTGCAAACCTATTCACAGAAAGGATGGTTACGCCTATGCTTGA
- the lysS gene encoding lysine--tRNA ligase: MFWADKIAASIQGDSIVNDSKTPSGRVHVGSLRGVIVHDTIYRALKRANKPVTFLYGIDDYDALDGIPAYLDGDRFGAYLGQPLCNVPSPGEGATDYAKYYSGEFFEVFEELGVRPEIYYLRDLYRQGRLNSYIDTFLQKAHLVREAYKQVSGAERAENWYPFHPICENCGKIATTVVSDYNGKEVFYTCKPDAMSYVKGCGHSGWVSPFDGNGKLPWKVEWVAKWDLLGVTIELAGKDHSQKGGSRDVANAIYRKVFDKRPPFHSPYEFILVGGTKMSSSKGVGASAREVANLLPPELLRFLMLRTQPKTAINFSPNYETITRLLRDYDTAIEKYGRLSPEEQQGDLSKDLLALLYSQLDDQIQPYHPFDFSTLISLLQVPHLDIEAEVHKRSDQPLTEWDQQVVRQRIEVAQKWLDDYADPEEKLILYIDEIPESVAALDESQLQYLGELATRLEGLTEWDGETLQTEIFTTTKLLELPPKLAFPAVYHSFLGKERGPKAGNLLSYLERPFVVQRLRDVALGQGSASS, from the coding sequence ATGTTTTGGGCTGATAAAATTGCCGCGAGTATCCAAGGCGACAGCATCGTCAACGATTCCAAGACCCCTTCAGGACGGGTTCATGTGGGGTCGTTGCGGGGCGTGATTGTCCATGACACGATTTATCGGGCCCTCAAGCGTGCCAATAAACCGGTGACGTTCCTCTATGGGATTGATGACTATGATGCCCTCGATGGGATTCCGGCCTATCTCGATGGCGATCGCTTCGGGGCGTATCTCGGACAGCCTCTATGCAATGTCCCCTCTCCCGGTGAGGGTGCCACTGACTACGCGAAATACTACAGTGGTGAGTTTTTTGAGGTGTTTGAAGAACTCGGGGTGCGCCCAGAGATTTACTATCTCCGGGATCTCTACCGCCAAGGCCGCTTAAACTCCTATATTGATACCTTCTTGCAAAAAGCTCACCTCGTCCGAGAAGCCTATAAACAGGTGAGTGGCGCCGAACGGGCGGAGAATTGGTATCCTTTCCATCCTATCTGTGAGAACTGCGGCAAAATCGCCACCACCGTCGTTAGTGATTACAACGGCAAGGAGGTGTTTTATACCTGTAAACCCGATGCCATGAGCTATGTCAAAGGCTGTGGTCACTCCGGTTGGGTGTCTCCCTTTGACGGAAACGGTAAACTGCCCTGGAAAGTTGAATGGGTGGCTAAATGGGATCTGTTAGGGGTGACGATTGAGTTAGCGGGGAAAGATCACTCGCAAAAAGGCGGGTCTCGGGATGTGGCGAACGCCATTTATCGTAAAGTATTTGATAAACGGCCGCCGTTCCATTCTCCGTATGAATTTATTCTGGTGGGGGGAACCAAGATGAGTTCCTCGAAAGGGGTTGGGGCCAGTGCGCGGGAAGTGGCCAACCTACTACCGCCGGAGTTGTTACGCTTTTTGATGTTGCGGACGCAGCCGAAAACGGCGATTAATTTCTCGCCCAACTACGAAACGATTACCCGGCTCTTGCGGGATTATGACACGGCGATCGAGAAGTATGGCCGCCTGAGTCCAGAGGAGCAACAGGGGGATTTGAGTAAGGATTTACTGGCTCTGCTGTATTCGCAACTCGATGACCAGATTCAGCCCTATCATCCCTTCGATTTCAGTACCCTGATTTCCCTGCTGCAAGTGCCCCATCTCGATATTGAGGCAGAGGTTCACAAGCGCAGTGACCAGCCTCTGACGGAATGGGATCAGCAGGTGGTGCGTCAACGAATTGAGGTGGCGCAAAAGTGGCTGGATGATTATGCTGATCCTGAGGAAAAACTCATTTTATATATTGATGAGATTCCCGAATCGGTGGCAGCATTGGATGAAAGCCAACTCCAGTATCTGGGTGAGTTGGCCACTCGTCTGGAGGGGCTGACGGAGTGGGACGGAGAAACGCTGCAAACGGAGATTTTCACGACTACGAAGCTGCTAGAACTACCTCCTAAGTTGGCATTTCCGGCGGTTTACCATAGCTTTTTGGGTAAGGAGCGGGGGCCCAAGGCGGGCAATTTACTATCCTATCTGGAGCGTCCGTTTGTGGTGCAACGGTTGCGAGATGTGGCGTTGGGACAGGGTTCGGCGTCATCCTAA
- a CDS encoding slr1659 superfamily regulator, with amino-acid sequence MEIKTDDYRICYDPETITVFCQGSLRLSGMAEYAPIAELLDDIASQEQSPVVLDLQGLEFLNSSGISMLSKFVIKVRHKKTVTMIVRGSKTIPWQGKSLKNLQRLMPSLTLEWDE; translated from the coding sequence ATGGAAATTAAGACAGACGATTATCGTATCTGCTACGACCCGGAGACAATAACGGTATTTTGTCAAGGCTCACTTCGTTTGAGTGGAATGGCAGAATATGCCCCGATTGCGGAACTGCTTGATGATATCGCTAGTCAAGAGCAATCTCCTGTCGTTCTCGATTTACAGGGCTTGGAATTTCTCAATAGTTCCGGGATTAGTATGCTCTCGAAGTTTGTGATCAAAGTCCGTCACAAAAAAACGGTGACGATGATTGTCCGTGGCTCGAAAACGATTCCTTGGCAAGGAAAATCTCTGAAAAATTTACAACGTTTGATGCCATCCTTGACCCTGGAATGGGATGAGTAG
- a CDS encoding slr1658 superfamily regulator, which produces MTQIFGDYCEGEPNSPEFLIIGFSPSSVPLKQRWRNNGLSADFMADYLTTFFLGNEENPASMRRQAEIKSAVGFVANELLENAMKFTDERSAFPISIQLQLHPNYLMFFTTNSVEPERIASFQTYLEELTSCDPEDMYVRQLEKNALEENGTSSRLGYLTMMSDYMARLGWKFETVQKDPEVIAVTTMVQLPV; this is translated from the coding sequence ATGACGCAAATTTTCGGGGACTATTGTGAGGGTGAGCCAAACAGCCCAGAGTTTTTAATTATTGGCTTTTCGCCGAGTTCGGTTCCTCTCAAACAACGCTGGCGTAATAATGGACTGTCGGCGGATTTTATGGCCGATTACTTGACGACCTTCTTTCTGGGAAATGAAGAGAATCCCGCATCGATGCGTCGTCAGGCAGAAATCAAGAGTGCTGTAGGCTTTGTGGCCAATGAACTTTTGGAAAATGCCATGAAGTTCACCGATGAACGTTCCGCCTTTCCCATTAGCATTCAGCTCCAACTTCATCCAAACTACTTAATGTTCTTCACCACCAACAGCGTCGAACCGGAACGAATTGCCAGTTTTCAGACGTATCTCGAAGAACTCACGTCCTGTGATCCAGAGGATATGTATGTGCGTCAGTTGGAGAAAAATGCCTTAGAGGAAAATGGGACTAGCTCTCGGTTAGGCTATTTAACGATGATGAGCGATTACATGGCCCGCTTGGGCTGGAAATTTGAAACTGTCCAGAAAGATCCTGAAGTTATTGCGGTTACAACCATGGTACAGCTCCCGGTTTAA
- the amt gene encoding ammonium transporter, with translation MFDILWVLVCAGLVFLMQPGFMCLESGLTRSKNSINVAVKNFADFGISVCLFWAFGYAIMFGSSLFGWFGQNSFFLAVDDNPKLAAFFLFQAMFCGTATTIVSGAVAERIKFGTYLAVACLTSGLIYPVFGHWAWNLKVTGVAGGWLGQMGFVDLAGSTVVHSIGGWISLAVLLVIGPRVGRFLPDGTPQKIQGSNLPLSVLGTMLLWLGWLGFNGGSTLAFNDRVAAIMVHTILAGVAGMITATLYSWSRHHVPEVELLLNGSLGGLVSITASCDVVTTSGAVLIGIGGGIITLVSSSLLKRFRIDDAVDAVPVHLGGGIWGTLAVAIFGDVELLGTGLTHGEQFLVQLLAVLVAGLWSFGITYPLLRFCHRLTPLRVSPEDEEMGLNVSEHRAKTEIYDLFQVMESQARNQDLSLRVPVEPFTEVGQIAKRYNQVMEALEDAVNRTNAIVNTASDAILTFTPDGLKITNANPSTETIFGYPRQNIIGKSLTSLIDWDASSENADPLPRLLIEGRAELVGQRVNGGGIPLEATATKVCVGDHSFYTAIFRDISERKEAETALAEANREITLLNDRLQAENLRLGAELDITRRLQKMLLPKNRELDAVIGLEISGYMEPATEVGGDYYDVLCHDGGVKISIGDVTGHGLESGMLMLMVQTAVRTLLENDEVDPKHFLNTLNRTIYGNIQRMDSDRHLTLALLDYRDGEIRLSGQHEETIIVRASGEVERIDTIDLGFPIGLEANISEFIDEKILQLGSGDVVVLYTDGITEAEDEQGCFYGIERLCDVVRHYLREPAEMIRRAAIEDLRRHIGRQRVYDDITLVVMKQK, from the coding sequence GTGTTCGATATTCTTTGGGTTCTTGTTTGTGCTGGATTAGTTTTTCTGATGCAGCCGGGGTTTATGTGCCTCGAATCCGGACTAACACGCTCAAAAAACAGCATCAACGTTGCCGTCAAAAACTTTGCCGACTTTGGGATTTCAGTCTGTTTGTTCTGGGCGTTCGGCTACGCCATCATGTTCGGCTCCTCTCTCTTCGGCTGGTTCGGACAAAATAGTTTTTTTTTGGCGGTTGACGACAATCCCAAACTCGCGGCGTTTTTCCTCTTTCAAGCCATGTTTTGCGGCACCGCCACCACCATCGTTTCCGGTGCCGTGGCCGAGCGGATTAAATTCGGAACCTACTTAGCCGTTGCCTGTCTCACCTCAGGACTCATTTATCCCGTCTTTGGCCATTGGGCCTGGAACTTGAAAGTGACTGGGGTAGCCGGAGGCTGGTTAGGTCAAATGGGCTTTGTCGACCTGGCCGGCAGTACCGTTGTCCATAGTATTGGTGGCTGGATTTCCCTAGCCGTTTTGTTGGTCATCGGTCCACGAGTGGGTCGCTTCCTCCCGGACGGAACACCGCAAAAAATTCAGGGGTCGAATCTGCCCCTATCCGTCTTAGGAACTATGCTGCTTTGGTTAGGGTGGTTGGGGTTCAATGGGGGCAGTACTCTGGCCTTTAACGATCGCGTGGCTGCGATTATGGTGCATACCATCTTGGCGGGAGTAGCCGGGATGATTACCGCCACCCTCTACAGTTGGTCTCGTCATCATGTCCCAGAAGTGGAACTCCTGCTCAATGGCTCTCTAGGGGGTCTGGTGTCCATTACCGCCTCCTGTGATGTTGTGACCACCTCAGGGGCAGTTCTCATCGGCATTGGCGGGGGAATCATTACCCTAGTCAGTAGTTCCCTGCTCAAACGCTTTCGCATTGATGATGCGGTCGATGCCGTCCCGGTTCATCTTGGGGGAGGGATTTGGGGAACCCTGGCGGTGGCAATTTTTGGCGATGTGGAACTCTTGGGAACTGGACTGACCCACGGAGAACAGTTTTTGGTGCAACTGCTGGCAGTGCTGGTGGCGGGCCTTTGGTCTTTTGGCATCACTTACCCCCTCTTGCGGTTTTGTCACCGCTTGACCCCCCTGCGGGTTTCCCCGGAAGACGAAGAAATGGGTTTGAACGTCTCAGAACATCGCGCTAAGACCGAAATTTATGACTTGTTTCAGGTCATGGAGTCTCAGGCCCGAAACCAAGATTTGAGCTTGCGAGTTCCCGTCGAACCCTTTACCGAAGTGGGACAAATCGCCAAACGCTACAACCAGGTCATGGAAGCTCTCGAAGATGCCGTCAACCGCACTAATGCGATCGTCAACACCGCCAGCGATGCAATTTTGACCTTTACCCCCGATGGCTTAAAAATCACCAATGCCAACCCCAGCACTGAAACCATTTTTGGTTACCCACGCCAGAACATCATCGGGAAATCTCTCACCTCTCTCATTGACTGGGATGCCAGTTCCGAGAATGCTGATCCCCTGCCCAGACTATTAATAGAGGGACGTGCTGAGTTGGTGGGCCAGCGGGTTAATGGGGGGGGGATTCCCTTAGAAGCGACGGCGACAAAAGTCTGTGTGGGCGACCATTCCTTTTACACGGCGATTTTCCGGGATATTTCTGAGCGTAAGGAGGCGGAAACGGCCCTGGCTGAAGCCAATCGGGAAATTACCCTCCTCAACGATCGCCTACAAGCGGAAAACCTGCGCCTGGGGGCAGAACTCGATATTACCCGCCGCCTGCAAAAAATGCTGTTGCCTAAAAACCGGGAACTCGATGCGGTGATCGGGTTAGAGATTTCGGGCTATATGGAGCCGGCGACGGAGGTGGGGGGGGATTACTACGATGTGCTCTGCCATGATGGAGGGGTAAAAATTAGTATTGGTGATGTGACGGGCCATGGTCTCGAAAGTGGGATGCTGATGTTGATGGTGCAAACGGCAGTGCGAACTCTCCTGGAAAATGACGAAGTCGATCCCAAGCATTTCCTCAATACCCTCAATCGCACCATTTACGGCAATATCCAACGGATGGACTCCGATCGCCATCTGACGTTGGCCCTACTCGATTACCGCGATGGTGAGATTCGCCTGAGTGGACAACATGAGGAGACGATCATCGTCCGAGCCAGTGGTGAGGTGGAACGGATTGACACCATTGATTTGGGCTTCCCCATTGGCCTTGAGGCCAATATCAGCGAGTTTATCGATGAGAAAATCCTCCAACTCGGTTCCGGGGACGTGGTGGTGTTATATACCGACGGGATTACCGAAGCTGAAGATGAGCAAGGCTGCTTCTATGGGATTGAACGACTCTGCGATGTTGTGCGACACTATTTGCGTGAACCCGCTGAGATGATTCGACGGGCAGCCATTGAAGACCTACGCCGTCATATTGGGCGACAAAGGGTTTACGATGATATTACTTTAGTAGTAATGAAACAAAAGTAG